One window of the Cryptomeria japonica chromosome 7, Sugi_1.0, whole genome shotgun sequence genome contains the following:
- the LOC131857073 gene encoding receptor-like protein kinase ANXUR2 codes for MIRIVSGIIAAGVVTLPCLMILCYALKRKYKNGKGSHDKPFTAVACHGGGTTTTSTSTSAKNSESSAFKGSASYGSTSSASIFCRHFSFSEIQDATNNFDDSLLIGVGGFGKVYRGEIKGGNIVAVKRANPQSIQGSSEFRNEIDLLCRLRHKNLVLLIGYCDENSEMCLVYEYVPNGTLQKHIHGKDHGSLILSWKQRMKICIGAANGLDYLHSGAFETVIHRDVKSTNILLDENLGAKVSDFGLAKIMGAFDQSHVTTLVKGSFGYLDPQYFYSLALTKKSDVYSFGVVLFEVLCAKPVVMSTQSGEKINLSDYALEYLRDGPLEDMIDPNLIGDITSDSLQIFADVGNKCLAEKGDDRPSMADVVWYLEFALQLHEIATAQGETVHGVSSGGSLN; via the exons ATGATAAGAATTGTGTCAGGAATCATTGCTGCTGGTGTAGTTACTTTGCCATGTTTGATGATTTTATGCTATGCTCTGAAAAGGAAATATAAGAATGGCAAGGGCTCCCATGACAAGCCCTTTACTGCTGTTGCCTGTCATGGAGGAGGGACTACTACTACCAGTACTAGTACTTCAGCCAAGAACTCTGAATCCAGTGCATTCAAAGGATCCGCCAGCTATGGATCAACCTCTTCAGCTAGCATATTTTGCAG GCACTTCAGCTTTTCAGAGATTCAAGATGCAACCAACAACTTTGATGACTCACTTCTTATTGGGGTTGGAGGGTTTGGAAAGGTTTACAGAGGAGAAATCAAAGGTGGCAACATAGTTGCAGTCAAGAGAGCAAATCCACAATCCATCCAAGGTTCTAGTGAGTTCAGGAATGAGATAGACCTGTTGTGCAGGCTTAGGCACAAGAACTTGGTTCTCCTGATAGGCTACTGTGATGAGAACTCAGAAATGTGTCTTGTTTATGAATATGTTCCCAACGGAACATTGCAGAAGCATATCCATGGCAAGGACCATGGAAGCCTTATTTTGTCATGGAAGCAAAGGATGAAGATTTGCATTGGTGCTGCAAATGGACTTGACTATCTTCACTCAGGGGCATTCGAGACAGTCATACACAGAGATGTGAAGAGTACCAATATTCTTCTGGATGAAAACTTGGGTGCCAAGGTTTCTGATTTTGGGCTTGCCAAAATAATGGGCGCATTTGATCAGAGTCATGTAACAACTCTGGTGAAAGGGAGCTTTGGATATTTGGATCCTCAGTATTTCTACAGCCTGGCTCTTACAAAGAAATCTGATGTCTACTCCTTTGGGGTGGTGTTGTTTGAGGTTTTGTGTGCTAAACCTGTTGTTATGTCTACCCAGTCAGGGGAGAAGATAAATCTATCTGATTATGCTCTGGAGTACCTTAGGGATGGTCCTCTGGAGGACATGATAGACCCCAATTTAATAGGTGACATAACCTCAGATTCCCTTCAGATATTTGCAGATGTAGGAAATAAGTGTTTGGCAGAAAAAGGTGATGACAGGCCTTCCATGGCAGATGTGGTGTGGTACTTGGAGTTTGCCTTGCAATTGCATGAAATTGCAACAGCTCAAGGGGAAACAGTTCATGGTGTTAGTTCTGGTGGAAGTTTGAATTGA